A region of Vicia villosa cultivar HV-30 ecotype Madison, WI unplaced genomic scaffold, Vvil1.0 ctg.000726F_1_1, whole genome shotgun sequence DNA encodes the following proteins:
- the LOC131630708 gene encoding uncharacterized protein LOC131630708, whose translation MEKKLRSSLHSSPQEFISLAITQTLKSTKPSLKTLIHSIKPSSDLISSLPPSLCNSIASTIQSFQNLLQSNSDNPQTPLATILRRSSRKPNANTEQKPQPNKKDKLLERLQILTHVLSLCVSHPRKVFDPADLLPGVQALHDNLIVLEADSVLSSWIETLCEEWWKENLVGRESLISQTLPFLISRTLTLKKKVDVHRVYMLREAFSLFDFEDDSIEDLKLLLNRSVISPLFLKTEDGRKFLSFLFGLSDQLRKELLAMIRSQIPFGRKSMLEAYGDILFRAWKAAPEDSRSEIENGFLQDLIEGCIHASSGSFASYIRRVLGGFINQRTVDGVEKLLYRLAEPVIFRSLQAANSNVRQNALHLLLDVFPLEDPDAPKGDKDTLIDKQFFLLERLLVDDCPEIRTIAVEGSCRVLQLFWEIIPSPIITKMLSKIIADMSHDVCNEVRLSTLNGIIYLLDNPHSHEVLKVLCPRLGHLILDNVLTVQVAMADLLLHLKDVPNFQFNKVVDLNLLLSELASDQPLVAQKITKLLIPSYFPSVVPIEEACNRCITLVKRAPLAGAIFCKYAILEGVSKTRLMELVKVFLSLVLSPDKLNADLIEGFLVAASYLCDNLTCEPSYKNALKEFIIAEKVKGLLTVASTEQAQSSLFSIFSTVCPDNVEGLLEEGMRVVTNCRGLPDDVDRQSKVRSAHKLLLSLRGFDDMFEALTTLLHKAAHRCHVKFGTEMPSHSVNSKSFGKLSDKSKTVNRKQSFEDDYVVAVGVAWQVRDLLQHEDTRKAIFKSQPLEMLFYSLKMVSEISIVNCGKYEYIDVSPVLAYIALALQMTVDNVGRSSGKSGDRKKKRCNIDSSTLLSETVLNTTIEHMLDCLEKLFGSDDSIQSRNVGSSKLKSTAGKNQNSTKRRRLSLTNAGCPRGSAHSEAQYVLCKVKMLTAVLKFIADTAAMYFAPHNHGLFLKYTSKCIRHILSSLNHLFHNKIQFHEEDKKNTLVCLKSSFSYASKILNVILAGSDGSSITASKAFTLANNLLDLIVSIESCLGSIYASRLVSAARPWLPDVVLALGSLSVLQDTDSEGEHATVSEQVKLHFPKWPLVVAKTVLSAVNESEGDVESSQTDKCPAFNKLLAMLIILLKKNRSIMDVVGNVFLVCSLVGLERKNFELALGLLQFVCSKLFNSDDKDWGDMMLSSLQEIYHNIEQQMKEDKDDDELEKLTHAKKLLEPLWNYHLYESRKVDMTDV comes from the exons ATGGAGAAGAAGCTTCGTTCATCTCTTCACTCTTCACCCCAAGAATTCATCTCCTTAGCCATAACCCAAACCCTAAAATCCACAAAACCCTctctcaaaaccctaatccatTCCATTAAACCCTCCTCCGACCTCATTTCTTCTCTCCCTCCCTCTCTCTGCAATTCCATCGCCTCCACCATCCAATCCTTCCAGAACCTTCTCCAATCCAACTCCGACAACCCTCAAACACCTCTCGCCACCATACTCCGCCGCTCTTCCCGCAAACCCAACGCCAACACCGAGCAAAAACCCCAACCTAATAAAAAGGATAAACTCCTCGAACGTCTTCAGATTCTCACTCATGTTTTGTCTCTATGCGTTTCGCACCCTAGGAAGGTTTTCGATCCCGCAGATTTGCTTCCCGGAGTGCAAGCTTTGCATGATAATTTAATTGTGTTGGAAGCGGATTCGGTTTTGTCTTCGTGGATCGAGACGCTTTGTGAAGAATGGTGGAAGGAGAATTTAGTAGGGCGGGAGTCGTTGATTTCTCAGACGCTTCCGTTTCTTATCTCGAGGACGTTGACGTTGAAGAAGAAAGTGGATGTGCACAGGGTTTACATGCTTCGTGAAGCGTTTTCGCTGTTTGATTTTGAAGATGATAGTATTGAGGATTTGAAGCTGTTGCTTAATCGGAGTGtgatttcgcctttgtttttgaaAACTGAAGATGGGAGAAAGTTTCTTTCGTTTCTATTTGGGTTGAGTGATCAACTTAGGAAGGAACTGTTGGCGATGATTCGATCGCAGATTCCATTTGGAAGGAAGTCCATGTTGGAGGCGTATGGAGATATATTGTTTCGAGCATGGAAAGCTGCCCCAGAAGATTCAAGGAGTGAAATTGAGAACGGGTTCTTGCAGGATTTGATTGAGGGTTGCATTCATGCAAGTTCTGGATCTTTTGCTTCATATATTAGGAGGGTTTTGGGAGGTTTTATCAACCAGAGGACCGTTGACGGGGTTGAGAAATTACTCTATCGACTTGCCGAGCCTGTCATATTTAGATCTCTACAG GCTGCAAACTCAAATGTTCGGCAAAATGCTTTGCACCTGCTTTTGGATGTATTCCCCCTTGAAGATCCTGATGCTCCAAAAGGGGATAAGGATACATTGATTGATAAACAGTTCTTTTTGTTAGAAAGGTTGCTTGTTGACGATTGTCCGGAAATTAGAACAATTGCTGTTGAGGGTTCGTGTCGTGTCCTTCAGCTATTTTGGGAAATTATCCCGTCACCAATTATTACGAAGATGCTTTCAAAAATAATTGCTGACATGTCTCACGATGTATGCAACGAGGTAAGGCTGTCTACGTTGAATGGCATCATTTATTTGCTTGACAATCCCCACTCTCATGAAGTCCTTAAAGTGCTCTGTCCAAGACTTGGGCACTTAATCCTGGATAACGTCCTCACAGTACAAGTTGCTATGGCTGATCTCTTACTCCATCTAAAGGATGTCCCAAATTTTCAGTTTAATAAG GTGGTGGATCTCAATTTGCTTTTATCCGAGCTTGCTAGTGATCAACCTCTTGTAGCTCAGAAGATAACTAAACTTCTTATACCTTCGTACTTTCCCTCAGTAGTGCCCATTGAGGAGGCATGTAATCGCTGCATTACACTTGTAAAAAGGGCTCCACTGGCTGGTGCAATATTTTGCAAGTATGCCATCTTGGAAGGAGTGTCTAAAACTCGTCTTATGGAACTGGTAAAAGTTTTTCTGAGTTTGGTTTTGTCACCAGATAAGCTGAATGCAGATCTGATAGAGGGCTTTCTTGTCGCTGCTAGCTACCTTTGTGATAACTTAACCTGTGAACCATCCTACAAGAATGCCCTCAAAGAGTTCATTATTGCAGAGAAAGTGAAAGGTTTACTAACTGTGGCATCTACTGAACAAGCTCAATCATCTTTATTCAGCATTTTCTCCACTGTCTGTCCAGATAATGTTGAAGGACTTCTAGAGGAGGGCATGAGGGTTGTAACAAACTGCCGTGGTTTACCCGATGATGTTGATCGCCAATCTAAAGTTAGGTCTGCACATAAGTTGTTGCTTTCTTTGAGAGGTTTTGATGACATGTTTGAAGCCTTAACGACCCTACTGCATAAGGCTGCCCATCGTTGTCACGTTAAATTTGGTACAGAAATGCCATCACACAGTGTTAATTCTAAATCATTTGGAAAACTTTCAGATAAATCAAAGACAGTTAACCGAAAGCAATCTTTTGAAGATGATTATGTTGTAGCTGTTGGTGTAGCCTGGCAAGTTAGAGACTTGCTGCAGCATGAGGATACCAGGAAAGCTATCTTTAAATCTCAACCTTTAGAAATGTTGTTTTATTCACTTAAGATGGTATCTGAAATCAGCATTGTGAATTGTGGGAAGTATGAATATATAGATGTATCTCCTGTTTTGGCATATATTGCCCTTGCTCTACAAATGACGGTTGATAATGTTGGCCGAAGTAGTGGAAAGAGTGGTGATCGAAAGAAGAAGAGATGTaacattgattcttcaacattaCTTTCGGAG ACTGTATTGAATACGACAATTGAGCACATGCTCGACTGCTTAGAAAAACTATTTGGATCGGATGACTCTATACAAAGTCGCAATGTGGGTTCATCCAAGTTGAAATCAACAGCAGGGAAAAATCAAAATTCCACAAAAAGGCGAAGGTTGTCTTTGACAAATGCCGGCTGCCCAAGAG GATCTGCACACAGTGAAGCTCAATATGTACTTTGCAAGGTGAAGATGCTTACTGCCGTTCTCAAGTTCATTGCTGATACCGCTGCAATGTATTTTGCTCCTCATAACCATggattatttttgaaatatacaTCAAAATGCATACGACATATATTGTCTTCATTGAACCATCTTTTTCATAACAAAATCCAATTCCatgaagaagataaaaaaaatactcTAGTTTGCCTTAAAAGCTCTTTCAGCTATGCGTCAAAAATACTCAATGTGATACTGGCTGGTTCTGATGGATCCTCCATTACGGCATCAAAAGCCTTTACTCTTGCCAATAACTTACTTGATTTAATTGTTTCAATAGAATCATGTTTGGGGTCTATATATGCGTCACGTCTTGTTTCAGCAGCAAGGCCTTGGCTGCCTGATGTGGTTTTGGCATTGGGGTCTTTAAGTGTTCTACAAGATACTGACAGTGAAGGTGAACACGCAACTGTATCTGAACAAGTGAAGTTGCACTTTCCAAAATGGCCTTTGGTTGTAGCCAAAACTGTGCTCTCTGCAGTGAATGAAAGTGAAGGAGATGTTGAAAGTTCTCAAACAGATAAATGCCCAGCATTCAATAAACTTCTGGCCATGCTGATTATATTACTAAAAAAGAATCGAAGTATAATGGATGTAGTTGGGAATGTTTTCCTGGTTTGTTCACTTGTTGGGCTAGAACGAAAGAACTTTGAGCTGGCATTAGGACTCTTGCAGTTTGTATGTTCCAAGTTGTTTAACAGCGATGACAAGGATTGGGGTGACATGATGCTGTCTTCTCTGCAAGAAATATATCATAACATAGAGCAGCAAATGAAAGAAGATAAAGACGACGATGAACTGGAGAAATTAACGCATGCAAAGAAGTTGCTTGAACCTCTTTGGAACTATCATCTATATGAAAGTAGAAAGGTTGACATGACTGATGTCTAG